A genomic window from Gossypium hirsutum isolate 1008001.06 chromosome D10, Gossypium_hirsutum_v2.1, whole genome shotgun sequence includes:
- the LOC107913640 gene encoding protein SUPPRESSOR OF GENE SILENCING 3 isoform X4 yields the protein MDFQEQFFKERIKFIHEARAEKEESFEKLQQQEREKVKQSNPNPSNAEEYRRRADEIEKFIKFQDEEMQAFVAERDKLIKAHEKKMVGMRERHWQEEVELEKEFDAELSHLMEKYTLDGSKSMPAILDCGIVGECDDRSL from the exons ATGGATTTCCAAGAGCAATTCTTCAAGGaacgaatcaaatttatccatGAAGCGAGGGCTGAGAAggaagagagttttgagaagctgCAACAGCAAGAGCGTGAGAAGGTCAAGCAGTCTAACCCCAATCCTTCAAATGCAGAGGAATACAGGCGCAG GGCagatgaaattgaaaaatttataaaGTTCCAGGATGAAGAGATGCAAGCTTTTGTGGCAGAGAGGGACAAGCTGATCAAAGCACACGAAAAGAAGATGGTTGGCATGAGAGAGAGGCATTGGCAGGAAGAAGTTGAGCTTGAAAAGGAGTTTGATGCTGAATTGAGCCACCTCATGGAGAAGTACACTCTAGATGGCTCAAAGTCAATGCCAGCAATACTTGATTGTGGAATTGTAGGGGAATGCGATG ATCGCTCCCTATGA
- the LOC107913643 gene encoding inactive beta-amylase 9, protein MEVSVIRSSSQAKISKTELGCRDLRFCFGKSNDKNKIFSRKPNSVCFDSQISRFRKAGLRFTLKAVQSDPILESKSPATSKSLDRLRLFVGLPLDAVSDGNSVNHARAIGAGLKALKLLGVEGVELPVWWGVVENEMGKYDWSGYLAVAEMVQKAGLKLHVSLCFHASSQPRIPLPKWVTKIGESQSSIFFADRSGQHYQQCLSLAVDDLAVLDGKTPVQVYQGFCESFKSTFSPFMGSTITGISMGLGPDGELRYPSHHKPAKSGTITGVGEFQCYDTNMLNLLKQYAEANGNPLWGLGGPHDAPTYDQAPNSNSFFKDHGGSWESPYGDFFLSWYSSELVSHGNRLLSLVSSIFGDTEVNVYGKVPLMHSWYKTRAHPSELTAGFYNTASRNGYEAVAEMFARNSCKIILPGMDLSDEHQPHDALSSPESLLAQIRTTCNKHRVEVAGQNLASGAPGGLEQIKKNMLGENPIDLFTYQRMGAHFFSPEHFPSFTEFVRSLSQPELHPDDLPSDEAEATESVQTSSDPNIHLQTA, encoded by the exons ATGGAGGTCTCGGTAATTAGGAGTTCTTCACAGGCAAAGATCTCTAAAACAGAATTAGGATGCAGGGATTTAAGGTTTTGTTTTGGGAAAAGTaatgataaaaacaaaatattttctcGGAAACCAAACAGTGTTTGCTTTGATAGTCAAATTTCGAGGTTTAGAAAAGCTGGGCTCAGATTTACGTTGAAAGCTGTCCAGTCTGATCCCATTCTTGAATCCAAGTCTCCTGCAACTTCCAAATCT CTTGATAGGCTAAGATTATTTGTTGGTCTGCCTCTAGATGCGGTTTCCGATGGCAATTCGGTAAACCATGCCCGGGCAATTGGGGCGGGACTGAAAGCTTTGAAACTTTTGGGTGTGGAAGGTGTTGAATTGCCTGTCTGGTGGGGAGTGGTCGAAAATGAGATGGGGAAGTATGACTGGTCAGGCTATCTTGCTGTTGCTGAGATGGTTCAGAAAGCAGGTCTGAAGCTTCACGTATCGCTCTGCTTCCACGCTTCGAGTCAACCGAGAATTCCGCTTCCCAAGTGGGTAACGAAGATTGGCGAATCCCAATCAAGTATCTTCTTTGCGGATCGTTCAGGACAGCATTATCAGCAATGTCTATCACTGGCTGTTGATGATCTTGCAGTTCTTGATGGAAAGACTCCGGTTCAAGTCTACCAGGGCTTTTGCGAGAGCTTTAAGTCCACATTCTCACCTTTCATGGGTTCTACCATCACG GGCATCTCAATGGGTCTTGGACCAGATGGTGAACTCCGGTATCCCTCACACCACAAGCCTGCCAAGAGTGGCACGATTACTGGAGTCGGGGAGTTCCAATGTTATGACACAAACATGCTTAACCTTCTTAAGCAATATGCTGAAGCAAATGGAAACCCATTATGGGGTCTAGGTGGTCCACATGATGCCCCTACTTATGATCAGGCACCGAACTCAAATAGTTTCTTCAAGGATCACGGTGGGTCGTGGGAAAGTCCTTATGGTGACTTCTTCCTTTCCTGGTACTCAAGCGAGCTTGTATCTCACGGCAATCGTCTCCTCTCTCTTGTCTCGTCCATTTTTGGTGATACTGAAGTCAATGTTTATGGGAAAGTCCCATTGATGCACTCGTGGTACAAAACCCGGGCACACCCTTCTGAACTGACTGCCGGCTTCTATAACACGGCCTCAAGAAATGGCTATGAAGCAGTTGCAGAGATGTTTGCAAGGAATTCATGCAAAATCATCTTGCCTGGAATGGACCTGTCAGATGAGCACCAGCCACACGATGCTCTCTCTAGCCCCGAATCATTACTTGCACAAATCCGAACAACTTGCAACAAGCACAGGGTTGAGGTTGCCGGGCAGAACCTGGCCTCTGGAGCTCCTGGTGGTTTAGAGCAGATTAAGAAAAATATGTTGGGTGAGAATCCAATAGACTTGTTCACTTATCAGAGGATGGGAGCTCATTTCTTCTCGCCGGAGCATTTTCCTTCATTCACTGAGTTTGTCCGAAGCCTGAGTCAACCTGAATTACATCCAGACGATTTACCCTCGGATGAGGCAGAAGCTACTGAATCTGTACAAACGAGTTCGGATCCAAACATCCACTTGCAGACAGCTTAG
- the LOC107913644 gene encoding tubby-like F-box protein 3 isoform X4 — protein MPPKPCQPGPKDSLLQCFIKRNRSTQTYYLYLGLTNSLSDGGKFLLAARKCRRPTCTDYIISLQAEDFSKGTNTYAGRLRSNFLGTKFTVFDGQSPQAGAKMGKSRSSRLANLRQVSPSSNYPMAHISYELNLLGSRGPRRMQCNMNTIPATSIAPGGLDPTTQAELNPYQSTPTSFLSKSASMENSVSDQKNGGLVLINKAPRWHEQLQCWCLNFHGRVTIASVKNFQLVASPENEPAGPEHEKIILQFGKVGKDLFTMDYRYPISAFQAFAICLSSFETRIACE, from the exons ATGCCCCCGAAACCGTGTCAA CCTGGTCCAAAGGATTCTCTCCTACAGTGCTTCATAAAGAGAAACCGATCTACCCAAACATATTACCTTTACCTTGGTTTAACTAATT CGCTATCCGATGGCGGGAAGTTCCTTCTTGCTGCTCGCAAGTGTAGACGTCCAACCTGCACAGATTATATCATATCTTTACAGGCCGAGGATTTCTCGAAGGGGACAAATACTTATGCTGGGAGATTAAG ATCAAATTTTTTAGGGACCAAGTTCACTGTCTTTGATGGACAGTCTCCTCAAGCTGGTGCAAAGATGGGTAAAAGTAGGTCCTCTAGGCTAGCAAATTTGAGACAAGTTTCGCCTTCTAGCAACTACCCCATGGCTCACATTTCATATGAATTGAATTTGTTAGGTTCAAG GGGCCCAAGGAGAATGCAGTGTAATATGAACACCATCCCAGCAACTTCAATAGCACCAGGAGGATTAGACCCCACCACCCAAGCTGAGTTGAACCCATATCAATCAACCCCAACTAGCTTTCTTTCGAAATCAGCTAGCATGGAGAATTCTGTATCTGATCAAAAGAATGGTGGACTAGTGTTGATAAATAAGGCTCCAAGGTGGCATGAGCAACTCCAGTGTTGGTGCTTGAACTTCCATGGACGAGTCACAATTGCTTCAGTGAAAAACTTTCAGTTGGTGGCTTCACCAGAGAACGAACCGGCAGGACCAGAACATGAGAAGATCATCCTCCAGTTTGGGAAAGTGGGTAAGGATTTATTTACCATGGATTATCGGTATCCGATCTCGGCATTCCAAGCCTTTGCTATCTGCCTCAGCAGCTTTGAGACTAGAATTGCTTGTGAATAA
- the LOC107913640 gene encoding protein SUPPRESSOR OF GENE SILENCING 3 isoform X5 → MKRGLRRKRVLRSCNSKSVRRSSSLTPILQMQRNTGADEIEKFIKFQDEEMQAFVAERDKLIKAHEKKMVGMRERHWQEEVELEKEFDAELSHLMEKYTLDGSKSMPAILDCGIVGECDATLRKKEEA, encoded by the exons atGAAGCGAGGGCTGAGAAggaagagagttttgagaagctgCAACAGCAAGAGCGTGAGAAGGTCAAGCAGTCTAACCCCAATCCTTCAAATGCAGAGGAATACAGGCGCAG atgaaattgaaaaatttataaaGTTCCAGGATGAAGAGATGCAAGCTTTTGTGGCAGAGAGGGACAAGCTGATCAAAGCACACGAAAAGAAGATGGTTGGCATGAGAGAGAGGCATTGGCAGGAAGAAGTTGAGCTTGAAAAGGAGTTTGATGCTGAATTGAGCCACCTCATGGAGAAGTACACTCTAGATGGCTCAAAGTCAATGCCAGCAATACTTGATTGTGGAATTGTAGGGGAATGCGATG CAAccttgagaaagaaagaagaggcTTGA
- the LOC107913644 gene encoding tubby-like F-box protein 3 isoform X1: MAIKCIARLRSRRVVQDQLQTPNEVEAEGGCCWANLPQELLWELLLMIEETESIWPQRKNVVACAGVCRSWRFIIQQIVKLPQLSGKLTFPISVKQPGPKDSLLQCFIKRNRSTQTYYLYLGLTNSALSDGGKFLLAARKCRRPTCTDYIISLQAEDFSKGTNTYAGRLRSNFLGTKFTVFDGQSPQAGAKMGKSRSSRLANLRQVSPSSNYPMAHISYELNLLGSRGPRRMQCNMNTIPATSIAPGGLDPTTQAELNPYQSTPTSFLSKSASMENSVSDQKNGGLVLINKAPRWHEQLQCWCLNFHGRVTIASVKNFQLVASPENEPAGPEHEKIILQFGKVGKDLFTMDYRYPISAFQAFAICLSSFETRIACE, encoded by the exons ATGGCGATAAAGTGCATTGCCAGGTTAAGGTCACGCCGGGTGGTTCAAGACCAACTGCAAACTCCCAATGAAGTGGAGGCTGAGGGTGGTTGCTGCTGGGCTAACCTGCCTCAAGAATTATTATGGGAACTTCTTTTAATGATTGAAGAAACCGAAAGTATTTGGCCTCAAAGGAAAAATGTGGTGGCTTGTGCTGGTGTTTGCAGGAGTTGGAGGTTTATTATTCAACAGATTGTTAAACTTCCTCAACTTTCTGGGAAATTGACTTTCCCCATCTCTGTTAAACAG CCTGGTCCAAAGGATTCTCTCCTACAGTGCTTCATAAAGAGAAACCGATCTACCCAAACATATTACCTTTACCTTGGTTTAACTAATT CAGCGCTATCCGATGGCGGGAAGTTCCTTCTTGCTGCTCGCAAGTGTAGACGTCCAACCTGCACAGATTATATCATATCTTTACAGGCCGAGGATTTCTCGAAGGGGACAAATACTTATGCTGGGAGATTAAG ATCAAATTTTTTAGGGACCAAGTTCACTGTCTTTGATGGACAGTCTCCTCAAGCTGGTGCAAAGATGGGTAAAAGTAGGTCCTCTAGGCTAGCAAATTTGAGACAAGTTTCGCCTTCTAGCAACTACCCCATGGCTCACATTTCATATGAATTGAATTTGTTAGGTTCAAG GGGCCCAAGGAGAATGCAGTGTAATATGAACACCATCCCAGCAACTTCAATAGCACCAGGAGGATTAGACCCCACCACCCAAGCTGAGTTGAACCCATATCAATCAACCCCAACTAGCTTTCTTTCGAAATCAGCTAGCATGGAGAATTCTGTATCTGATCAAAAGAATGGTGGACTAGTGTTGATAAATAAGGCTCCAAGGTGGCATGAGCAACTCCAGTGTTGGTGCTTGAACTTCCATGGACGAGTCACAATTGCTTCAGTGAAAAACTTTCAGTTGGTGGCTTCACCAGAGAACGAACCGGCAGGACCAGAACATGAGAAGATCATCCTCCAGTTTGGGAAAGTGGGTAAGGATTTATTTACCATGGATTATCGGTATCCGATCTCGGCATTCCAAGCCTTTGCTATCTGCCTCAGCAGCTTTGAGACTAGAATTGCTTGTGAATAA
- the LOC107913640 gene encoding protein SUPPRESSOR OF GENE SILENCING 3 isoform X1 — MDFQEQFFKERIKFIHEARAEKEESFEKLQQQEREKVKQSNPNPSNAEEYRRRADEIEKFIKFQDEEMQAFVAERDKLIKAHEKKMVGMRERHWQEEVELEKEFDAELSHLMEKYTLDGSKSMPAILDCGIVGECDGFLKSCSTVTFQKILNLKKFDLWETMLCQLGGQMDLAKSLPMISSR; from the exons ATGGATTTCCAAGAGCAATTCTTCAAGGaacgaatcaaatttatccatGAAGCGAGGGCTGAGAAggaagagagttttgagaagctgCAACAGCAAGAGCGTGAGAAGGTCAAGCAGTCTAACCCCAATCCTTCAAATGCAGAGGAATACAGGCGCAG GGCagatgaaattgaaaaatttataaaGTTCCAGGATGAAGAGATGCAAGCTTTTGTGGCAGAGAGGGACAAGCTGATCAAAGCACACGAAAAGAAGATGGTTGGCATGAGAGAGAGGCATTGGCAGGAAGAAGTTGAGCTTGAAAAGGAGTTTGATGCTGAATTGAGCCACCTCATGGAGAAGTACACTCTAGATGGCTCAAAGTCAATGCCAGCAATACTTGATTGTGGAATTGTAGGGGAATGCGATG GTTTCCTAAAAAGCTGCAGTACGGTGACATTCCAGAAGATATTGAACCTGAAGAAATTCGACCTATGGGAAACCATGCTATGTCAATTAGGTGGCCAGATGGATTTAGCCAA ATCGCTCCCTATGATCAGCTCCAGATGA
- the LOC107913640 gene encoding uncharacterized protein isoform X2: MKRGLRRKRVLRSCNSKSVRRSSSLTPILQMQRNTGADEIEKFIKFQDEEMQAFVAERDKLIKAHEKKMVGMRERHWQEEVELEKEFDAELSHLMEKYTLDGSKSMPAILDCGIVGECDGFLKSCSTVTFQKILNLKKFDLWETMLCQLGGQMDLAKSLPMISSR, encoded by the exons atGAAGCGAGGGCTGAGAAggaagagagttttgagaagctgCAACAGCAAGAGCGTGAGAAGGTCAAGCAGTCTAACCCCAATCCTTCAAATGCAGAGGAATACAGGCGCAG atgaaattgaaaaatttataaaGTTCCAGGATGAAGAGATGCAAGCTTTTGTGGCAGAGAGGGACAAGCTGATCAAAGCACACGAAAAGAAGATGGTTGGCATGAGAGAGAGGCATTGGCAGGAAGAAGTTGAGCTTGAAAAGGAGTTTGATGCTGAATTGAGCCACCTCATGGAGAAGTACACTCTAGATGGCTCAAAGTCAATGCCAGCAATACTTGATTGTGGAATTGTAGGGGAATGCGATG GTTTCCTAAAAAGCTGCAGTACGGTGACATTCCAGAAGATATTGAACCTGAAGAAATTCGACCTATGGGAAACCATGCTATGTCAATTAGGTGGCCAGATGGATTTAGCCAA ATCGCTCCCTATGATCAGCTCCAGATGA
- the LOC107913644 gene encoding tubby-like F-box protein 3 isoform X2 has protein sequence MAIKCIARLRSRRVVQDQLQTPNEVEAEGGCCWANLPQELLWELLLMIEETESIWPQRKNVVACAGVCRSWRFIIQQIVKLPQLSGKLTFPISVKQPGPKDSLLQCFIKRNRSTQTYYLYLGLTNSLSDGGKFLLAARKCRRPTCTDYIISLQAEDFSKGTNTYAGRLRSNFLGTKFTVFDGQSPQAGAKMGKSRSSRLANLRQVSPSSNYPMAHISYELNLLGSRGPRRMQCNMNTIPATSIAPGGLDPTTQAELNPYQSTPTSFLSKSASMENSVSDQKNGGLVLINKAPRWHEQLQCWCLNFHGRVTIASVKNFQLVASPENEPAGPEHEKIILQFGKVGKDLFTMDYRYPISAFQAFAICLSSFETRIACE, from the exons ATGGCGATAAAGTGCATTGCCAGGTTAAGGTCACGCCGGGTGGTTCAAGACCAACTGCAAACTCCCAATGAAGTGGAGGCTGAGGGTGGTTGCTGCTGGGCTAACCTGCCTCAAGAATTATTATGGGAACTTCTTTTAATGATTGAAGAAACCGAAAGTATTTGGCCTCAAAGGAAAAATGTGGTGGCTTGTGCTGGTGTTTGCAGGAGTTGGAGGTTTATTATTCAACAGATTGTTAAACTTCCTCAACTTTCTGGGAAATTGACTTTCCCCATCTCTGTTAAACAG CCTGGTCCAAAGGATTCTCTCCTACAGTGCTTCATAAAGAGAAACCGATCTACCCAAACATATTACCTTTACCTTGGTTTAACTAATT CGCTATCCGATGGCGGGAAGTTCCTTCTTGCTGCTCGCAAGTGTAGACGTCCAACCTGCACAGATTATATCATATCTTTACAGGCCGAGGATTTCTCGAAGGGGACAAATACTTATGCTGGGAGATTAAG ATCAAATTTTTTAGGGACCAAGTTCACTGTCTTTGATGGACAGTCTCCTCAAGCTGGTGCAAAGATGGGTAAAAGTAGGTCCTCTAGGCTAGCAAATTTGAGACAAGTTTCGCCTTCTAGCAACTACCCCATGGCTCACATTTCATATGAATTGAATTTGTTAGGTTCAAG GGGCCCAAGGAGAATGCAGTGTAATATGAACACCATCCCAGCAACTTCAATAGCACCAGGAGGATTAGACCCCACCACCCAAGCTGAGTTGAACCCATATCAATCAACCCCAACTAGCTTTCTTTCGAAATCAGCTAGCATGGAGAATTCTGTATCTGATCAAAAGAATGGTGGACTAGTGTTGATAAATAAGGCTCCAAGGTGGCATGAGCAACTCCAGTGTTGGTGCTTGAACTTCCATGGACGAGTCACAATTGCTTCAGTGAAAAACTTTCAGTTGGTGGCTTCACCAGAGAACGAACCGGCAGGACCAGAACATGAGAAGATCATCCTCCAGTTTGGGAAAGTGGGTAAGGATTTATTTACCATGGATTATCGGTATCCGATCTCGGCATTCCAAGCCTTTGCTATCTGCCTCAGCAGCTTTGAGACTAGAATTGCTTGTGAATAA
- the LOC107913644 gene encoding tubby-like F-box protein 3 isoform X3: protein MPPKPCQPGPKDSLLQCFIKRNRSTQTYYLYLGLTNSALSDGGKFLLAARKCRRPTCTDYIISLQAEDFSKGTNTYAGRLRSNFLGTKFTVFDGQSPQAGAKMGKSRSSRLANLRQVSPSSNYPMAHISYELNLLGSRGPRRMQCNMNTIPATSIAPGGLDPTTQAELNPYQSTPTSFLSKSASMENSVSDQKNGGLVLINKAPRWHEQLQCWCLNFHGRVTIASVKNFQLVASPENEPAGPEHEKIILQFGKVGKDLFTMDYRYPISAFQAFAICLSSFETRIACE, encoded by the exons ATGCCCCCGAAACCGTGTCAA CCTGGTCCAAAGGATTCTCTCCTACAGTGCTTCATAAAGAGAAACCGATCTACCCAAACATATTACCTTTACCTTGGTTTAACTAATT CAGCGCTATCCGATGGCGGGAAGTTCCTTCTTGCTGCTCGCAAGTGTAGACGTCCAACCTGCACAGATTATATCATATCTTTACAGGCCGAGGATTTCTCGAAGGGGACAAATACTTATGCTGGGAGATTAAG ATCAAATTTTTTAGGGACCAAGTTCACTGTCTTTGATGGACAGTCTCCTCAAGCTGGTGCAAAGATGGGTAAAAGTAGGTCCTCTAGGCTAGCAAATTTGAGACAAGTTTCGCCTTCTAGCAACTACCCCATGGCTCACATTTCATATGAATTGAATTTGTTAGGTTCAAG GGGCCCAAGGAGAATGCAGTGTAATATGAACACCATCCCAGCAACTTCAATAGCACCAGGAGGATTAGACCCCACCACCCAAGCTGAGTTGAACCCATATCAATCAACCCCAACTAGCTTTCTTTCGAAATCAGCTAGCATGGAGAATTCTGTATCTGATCAAAAGAATGGTGGACTAGTGTTGATAAATAAGGCTCCAAGGTGGCATGAGCAACTCCAGTGTTGGTGCTTGAACTTCCATGGACGAGTCACAATTGCTTCAGTGAAAAACTTTCAGTTGGTGGCTTCACCAGAGAACGAACCGGCAGGACCAGAACATGAGAAGATCATCCTCCAGTTTGGGAAAGTGGGTAAGGATTTATTTACCATGGATTATCGGTATCCGATCTCGGCATTCCAAGCCTTTGCTATCTGCCTCAGCAGCTTTGAGACTAGAATTGCTTGTGAATAA
- the LOC107913640 gene encoding protein SUPPRESSOR OF GENE SILENCING 3 isoform X3 has product MDFQEQFFKERIKFIHEARAEKEESFEKLQQQEREKVKQSNPNPSNAEEYRRRADEIEKFIKFQDEEMQAFVAERDKLIKAHEKKMVGMRERHWQEEVELEKEFDAELSHLMEKYTLDGSKSMPAILDCGIVGECDATLRKKEEA; this is encoded by the exons ATGGATTTCCAAGAGCAATTCTTCAAGGaacgaatcaaatttatccatGAAGCGAGGGCTGAGAAggaagagagttttgagaagctgCAACAGCAAGAGCGTGAGAAGGTCAAGCAGTCTAACCCCAATCCTTCAAATGCAGAGGAATACAGGCGCAG GGCagatgaaattgaaaaatttataaaGTTCCAGGATGAAGAGATGCAAGCTTTTGTGGCAGAGAGGGACAAGCTGATCAAAGCACACGAAAAGAAGATGGTTGGCATGAGAGAGAGGCATTGGCAGGAAGAAGTTGAGCTTGAAAAGGAGTTTGATGCTGAATTGAGCCACCTCATGGAGAAGTACACTCTAGATGGCTCAAAGTCAATGCCAGCAATACTTGATTGTGGAATTGTAGGGGAATGCGATG CAAccttgagaaagaaagaagaggcTTGA